TATCAACAAGATAATATGTAATTTCTCAGTTCAGCTCAGATTTTCAGTTCTTCTTATTTCATACAGCAGTCAACAGCGACATCTCGTGGCCGGTGACAGTAATGACCGAAATGACTGCCCGGTTGCCATAGAGACAGTGAAACACAACATCGCTCTTCCGCAAGTCATAATGCGGTCAACTGAGGAGAAAACTGTACTTTTATGTGCTTTAGATGATGATGTAGAGGGACTTAAGAGTCTTTTGGAAAGCAAGAGTGCCAACGAAACTCAGCAATCGGAGAATATTTTGTGGGAAAGAGATGAGGTGGGAAGAAATGCGCTGTTTGCTGCATGTACTTTTGGTCGGAGCGGAATCGTGCGCGAGCTCGTACAGAACGGCGCTGACGTCAATGAACTCACAGCGCGCGGTAATTAGCGAGCAAATTACTTTTAGGCCTAATTACAAAATACTAATTACTTTCCCACTTTAACTCCTACAGTAAAAGCCTGAACTGCTTTGCTGGTCTGAGCTGATTTAACCCTATTGTTGTGGTCACACTTGTTATCCAAAACAGACCGAGGACAATTAAgccaatttaataaaataagtgtactatattttgtttcaataaTATTGTTTCTTTATGAAATATTTACCTCTAATTATgcaccatttaaaatacaaatactgGAAAATTTCATACCAAGTTCACCAAATGTTTTAGGACTAAAATGACAGAGGACCACTAAAGGGTTAAGAAGTTTCTCAGCCTGGAAAATGCCCAGAAACCCTCTAAAACCAGCCTGGCCAAGACCTGCAGACCAGCTTTAGTTTACTGTAAATGGACCAATTAACAAACAGTAACAGAAATTACAAACTGttgcactaaaaaaaataaaaataaataaataatcaatatgGTTCACTCTTACTGTAGGCTACTCACCATTGCATTATTCTGCCATGTGGGGTCAGCTGGACACTTTAAAAACCTTGGTTGAGCTCAATGCTGATTTTCAAGCTGTCAATTTCCGTGGAGAGAAGGCTGTTGATGTGGCCCGGCGTTATGACAAACTGGACTGCGCAGAGTATCTGGCATGGGCTGGTGAGAAAGTGGAACAGAGCACAGAGTCAAATCATGTTATGATTAAGGCAGatgatgatttattttttttctcctgacAGAGGCCAAACAAAGTTTGCAAGCATTAATACAAGATGTCAGAGACATTATAGCTGATCCAGAGAAAGTTCAAGGGAAGCTCAATAAAGAggataaggtaaataattatttattaattccttAGTGAAAAGTTGCAGAttgtatttttaacatttttagcaAACCCAAAAGTACACATTCTCTAATCATTGTTTGTGTGTTGCTATATAGACCATGTTTATAAACATCTGTTCTGCAAAATCTGACTGGATACACAACGCCAAAAATGCAACAATTCAAGACTTCATTGAACAGAAGAAACAGCTTGAAGGCGTACTGGAACCTATTATGCTCAAGCTTAACACACAATGTGAGAACTGATATATCTGATTTATCCGATTTGCAGAGAAGCTGACAACTGGGTATTTTACTTCATTCAGTATCAAACGATCCAAAATtaatgtacacttttttttatttaacccaGGGCATTTCTagccaaaaaatatatttgttttttatttaattttatttttattctctaaatgaagttttttgtttcttatttattcaCAGCTGAAGCCACAATGAAGACAAGAAAGCCTTAGAAGCATTTTGTCATtcaagtgaaaataaatatatttacaaaaattggttatatttatttaatatatgctCTGTGTTTagtattttcaaatattaaaaattagtCCCTTAGATGAACACTGTATGATTCCTGACACAAAATTGCAACAATttgattttttaattgaaaacttactttaaaaattttttaactGCACTTAATTTAGAACATACACATGcacttttaatattatttactgatGAAGAGAATGAAGATCATATAAACAATCAAAAATTATAGTAACAAATTAATACGTTTATAGTCTAAAGCAGAGCTGATGTTCTTGTGATGCGCTTAATGAACACTAGGTGGAGACGGAGGCCGCCTGTCGTGTTCAGATAAAAAATTGAATACATGTATTTTTCATTCAGCTTTTGTCTACAAAATATGTTATTCAAGAACTAAATGCAACGCCTATTAAagtcaaatcaaattaaattcatttttatgacatttatgCACGAGGTTAACCAGCAGATGTCTCACTCGATAATCAGTCACATCTGTATTACTATGTCGATCGATGCTGTCAAAGTCTCAATTCGTCCTCATTTCACATTCAACAAACACATTATGTA
This portion of the Onychostoma macrolepis isolate SWU-2019 chromosome 02, ASM1243209v1, whole genome shotgun sequence genome encodes:
- the ankrd45 gene encoding ankyrin repeat domain-containing protein 45 isoform X2, with the translated sequence MRSTEEKTVLLCALDDDVEGLKSLLESKSANETQQSENILWERDEVGRNALFAACTFGRSGIVRELVQNGADVNELTARGYSPLHYSAMWGQLDTLKTLVELNADFQAVNFRGEKAVDVARRYDKLDCAEYLAWAEAKQSLQALIQDVRDIIADPEKVQGKLNKEDKTMFINICSAKSDWIHNAKNATIQDFIEQKKQLEGVLEPIMLKLNTQCEN
- the ankrd45 gene encoding ankyrin repeat domain-containing protein 45 isoform X1 — encoded protein: MRSTEEKTVLLCALDDDVEGLKSLLESKSANETQQSENILWERDEVGRNALFAACTFGRSGIVRELVQNGADVNELTARGYSPLHYSAMWGQLDTLKTLVELNADFQAVNFRGEKAVDVARRYDKLDCAEYLAWAEAKQSLQALIQDVRDIIADPEKVQGKLNKEDKTMFINICSAKSDWIHNAKNATIQDFIEQKKQLEGVLEPIMLKLNTQSEATMKTRKP